In Sorghum bicolor cultivar BTx623 chromosome 10, Sorghum_bicolor_NCBIv3, whole genome shotgun sequence, one genomic interval encodes:
- the LOC8072647 gene encoding E3 ubiquitin-protein ligase ATL41 encodes MSTAVSPPPDPLADAPEAPGTSSSNFTLLYIIIAVLAGVILYMAIRHCQSVLAEWRRLQAGGHAEAEASGTRLIGLSADDIAALPTFTYRARDASASPSHGGGRRSRSKGRTTPGRAGAAVECVVCLQEMEDGDVVRVLPACRHFFHGGCIDAWLRAHSTCPVCRAHPEPQRPRLAEAAMSMSMSPPLPQLRRCGVSPERPTASRVLADILAQSPLRNSCSCSTSGFGENITVSKSPSPRLHFGSRTPSPTPQVYGRLDGTCSKTAPPGVSEIVVVPSKSPSPMRFSTSRQLTARSVGTLESIEVIASASPSPAPIREDGGGSLSKSQ; translated from the coding sequence atgTCCACGGCCGTCTCGCCGCCGCCCGACCCTTTGGCCGATGCCCCGGAGGCACCCGGCACCTCCAGCTCCAACTTCACGCTGCTGTACATCATCATCGCGGTCCTGGCCGGCGTGATACTCTACATGGCCATCCGCCATTGCCAGTCGGTCTTAGCCGAGTGGCGCCGGCTCCAGGCAGGTGGCCACGCCGAGGCCGAGGCGTCCGGGACGAGGCTCATCGGGCTTAGCGCGGACGACATCGCCGCGCTGCCCACGTTCACGTACCGGGCGCGGGACGCGTCGGCGTCGCCGTCGCACGGCGGCGGTAGAAGAAGCCGCAGCAAGGGGAGGACGacgccgggccgggccggggcGGCGGTGGAGTGCGTCGTGTGCCTGCAGGAGATGGAGGACGGCGACGTCGTGCGCGTGCTGCCCGCGTGCAGGCACTTCTTCCACGGCGGCTGCATCGACGCCTGGCTGCGCGCGCACTCGACGTGCCCCGTGTGCCGCGCGCACCCGGAGCCCCAGCGCCCGCGGCTGGCCGAGGCTGCCATGTCCATGTCCATGTCCCCGCCGCTGCCGCAGCTGCGACGGTGCGGCGTGTCGCCTGAGCGGCCCACGGCATCGAGGGTCCTCGCGGACATCCTGGCGCAGTCGCCGTTGAGGAACAGCTGCTCCTGCTCGACAAGCGGATTTGGGGAGAACATCACCGTCTCGAAATCACCATCGCCAAGGCTTCACTTCGGGTCGAGGACTCCGTCTCCGACGCCGCAGGTGTATGGCAGGTTGGACGGTACATGCTCAAAGACAGCGCCTCCGGGTGTGTCTGAAATCGTGGTTGTCCCGTCCAAGTCGCCGTCGCCGATGAGGTTCAGCACAAGCAGGCAGTTGACGGCGAGGAGCGTTGGAACATTGGAAAGCATAGAGGTGATCGCATCAGCATCACCATCACCGGCGCCAATTAGAGAGGACGGTGGTGGTTCCCTGTCGAAGTCGCAGTAG